AATTATCAATATCAGAGTATCCAGGAATGCTTTTAACATATTTTATGAGTAGGTAGAGTATTATTGTGAATAATAGGATTCCCAAGGATTCCGGTATGAATACTGATGTTCTGGCCACGAATGATGGTACTATTGAGAATAAAAAGGCGGAGAGGATTGAATCTCTCTCATTTTCGAAGATCTCCCATGCAATCTTATAGAATATGAGTATAGTTAATATCGCAAGAAGTGGTGGTAAAATAAAGAATACAAGTTGACTGTTAAAGATCTTATACATGAGGAGTCCTAGTATATGGTAGAGTGGTGGGTAAGCGTATGGTTTAAGTCCTAGTAGGGAAGTGGGATTTTTTGAAAGTATGCCTATGCCTTTTGTGGCCAGTCTCATTACAATGTCATGGTGGATGTATGCATCGTTACCAGGGAATGCAAAATTCCTACTTGGTATGAGTCTTATGATAAAGGCTAGAATACATACTAATATAATTTTATAATTTTTTAACAAGTTTATCACCATATCATAGTATTTCTTTGAGGAGTTTGAGGATATTAGGGTAATCTTTCACGAGTCTAAAAAGTGGAATCTTGGAATCTAGATTTAATTCTTTTCCTTTTAGTGATTCCACCAGGTTATTTAAATCTTCGTCGGTTAGTTTATTAAGTATTTTCCGATACTTGAGGGATCTTTTAATATTGGCTCCAACTTTTTTATACCATCTTTTCTCATACACTTTTAGGAACTCTGCATCAGTTCTACCTTCTTCTATGGCATCTGATGCGGTTTCAGCAGCTATTTTCGCGCATTCTGCGGCTATGTGTATGCCTCCGCCGGTTAATGGGTCTACTTGTCCTGCGGCGTCACCTACTACGAGCAGACCATCAGTATAGGTTCTTTTAACAGGCCCTCCAATGGGCACGGCTCCTATATTGAATTCTATTTCAGTTGCATTCAATTTTGATGTGAATTTTTTGAGATAATATTGTGCGCTTTTCATATTACATTCTTTTCTACGTATTCCCACGCCAATGTTCGCCCTTTCTTCGCCCTTTGGGAATATCCAAAAGTAACCGCCGGGTGCTATTTTGTTTCCGAGATAGAATTCCATTATATCATTTTTAACGTTAACACCTACCATCTCTGACTGGGCGCATGAGCAGATTTCATCCACTTTAAACCTTGTATCGAGGCCGGCTTTTCTGGCAATTTTTGATTGGATCCCATCTGCAGCTATAACGATCTCTGAACGGATATCAAACCTTTGACCATCCTTTTTAGCTATCACACCAGTAATTTTACCATCTTTGATTATTAGATCTTTTGCTGTGGTATTGAGCATTATATCGGTTCCTTGTTCAGCTGATAAAATGGCAAGGTGTTTGTCAAATACTTTTCTTTCAACAATATAACCTGTTATTATAGGGTCTCTGGTTAGGAAACTTGCACCAGAGGGTGCATGGATACATGCGCCTCTGATCCTAGTACAAGTGAATTTTGGTGATGGGTTTATTTTCATGGATTTAAAGAAGGTATCACTAACTCCCCCGGCACATTGTACTGGCGTGCCTATTTCAGGGTTTTTTTCTATCATGAGAACCTTGAGACCCTCCTTTGAAGCGTAAAACGAAGATATGGACCCGGCTACTCTACCCCCAACTACTATGAGATCATATTTCACGATCTTCACCTTTTATTTTTGTATGGCGTCCACTGGACATACTATACTGCAAGTACCGCATTCCCTACATTCCCCATTTATTATAACGATCTTTTCCATTTCTAGGATGTCATATGGGCATACATTTACACAAGCGCCGCAACACCCACATTTATCTAGTAACCTCAATCAACCACCTTTAATTTTATTTTCCCCCCATTAGAGAGTGCCAAAAGCGATTATTTTAACAGGATGTGTTGATTAGGAATCATATTTGACTTTACTTATAAAATATCTTTTATTGGAACTGTTAAGGGCTGGAGGGGTATCATTTTAATCATTAACTTAACCGTTAACTTAATATACCAGTTTTTTACTATTTATTAATTACCATGCAGGGGTGCCCGAGCGGCCAAAGGGGGAGGACTTAAGATCCTCTGGCGCAGGCCTTCGAGGGTTCAAATCCCTTCCCCTGCATTAGACCTATACTTATTTTGGCCTTAGTAGCTCAGTGGTAGAGCGCTGCCTTGGTAAGGCAGAGGTCGGGGGTTCAAATCCCCCCTAAGGCTTTGTAGATGGTTTGATTCTTTCATGGATAAGAGTTTATGGAGAAATAACATTTTTTTGGTGATGGAATTGTCTAAGGCGTTTGATATAATAATGGCGGGTGTAATATCGGGAATAGTGGCGTTCACCACCCAAAAGCTTGGGGTGGGTGGAACTGCATTAGGTGCTGTTTTAGGGTCAATGCTCTATCAACTCTTATCTCATTACCTTAGAGAGCCCCTAGAGAATGTTAAAACGCAGATAGTAGAGGATAAGATAGTTTTTACAATCCCACTTATGATTATACTCATAATAGAAGTTATAAACTTCCTAGCCAATTTTTATTGGAGATCGGAGAGTATAATTTA
This DNA window, taken from Methanothermobacter tenebrarum, encodes the following:
- a CDS encoding 4Fe-4S binding protein; amino-acid sequence: MRLLDKCGCCGACVNVCPYDILEMEKIVIINGECRECGTCSIVCPVDAIQK
- a CDS encoding NAD(P)/FAD-dependent oxidoreductase, giving the protein MKYDLIVVGGRVAGSISSFYASKEGLKVLMIEKNPEIGTPVQCAGGVSDTFFKSMKINPSPKFTCTRIRGACIHAPSGASFLTRDPIITGYIVERKVFDKHLAILSAEQGTDIMLNTTAKDLIIKDGKITGVIAKKDGQRFDIRSEIVIAADGIQSKIARKAGLDTRFKVDEICSCAQSEMVGVNVKNDIMEFYLGNKIAPGGYFWIFPKGEERANIGVGIRRKECNMKSAQYYLKKFTSKLNATEIEFNIGAVPIGGPVKRTYTDGLLVVGDAAGQVDPLTGGGIHIAAECAKIAAETASDAIEEGRTDAEFLKVYEKRWYKKVGANIKRSLKYRKILNKLTDEDLNNLVESLKGKELNLDSKIPLFRLVKDYPNILKLLKEIL